In the genome of Botrytis cinerea B05.10 chromosome 5, complete sequence, one region contains:
- the Bcted1 gene encoding Bcted1, producing the protein MFLISVLRYALFLLVPLSLTFTSYLYLYPAFHGCAFPSPEYDASEAYVNTLRQHTLPNLYDATKVAPFRLLALGDPQLEGESSIRDIDSVNLPNLKKFFEDSGIFSGMTHSPLQRVRHSLHDIIDFWLDDLPKAFEVYRKRFDHIGNDYYLGHIYRATHWWLDPTHVTVLGDLVGSQWIDDEEFEERGRRYWTRVFKHGERIPDEIMSPPAFDFQNAIMLGDDAAAWKKRIINVAGNHDVGYAGDISKDRVARFERVFGKANYELRFQLPSNHNSSSVSMSDIETDGRDIPEIRIMILNDMNLDTPVSDKDLQDESYQFLNDLISTSHAVERSALFTLVLTHIPLYKDGGICVDGPFFDFFDGEFENGVKEQNHLSRDASKGMLEGVFGMSGNAHVDGQGMGRHGIILTGHDHEGCDIYHYINQSLPEEDREWKCDRYPEAKHLVNQSGIPGLREVTVRSMMGDFAGNAGLLSLWFDKESWEWQFEFANCGLGTQHIWWFVHILDFITVIVSIVYGVWLAVFKACSILGLHKNGTKSRKKEKKVTFDIKPDTGIDSEKSRGGADSDNREVKGEANRSRK; encoded by the coding sequence ATGTTTTTAATATCGGTGCTGCGTTATGCACTCTTTCTCCTTGTGCCTCTCTCCTTGACCTTCACCTCTTATCTTTACTTATATCCTGCATTCCATGGTTGcgcttttccttctcctgaATACGATGCTTCAGAAGCATACGTCAATACACTTCGTCAGCACACGCTTCCAAATTTGTATGATGCCACAAAGGTAGCACCGTTCAGGCTCCTGGCTTTGGGGGATCCTCAACTCGAGGGTGAATCATCCATACGAGATATCGATTCTGTCAATTTGCccaatttgaagaaattctttgAAGACTCGGGGATATTCAGCGGCATGACACATAGCCCTCTACAGCGTGTGCGACACAGCCTCCATGATATCATAGATTTCTGGCTCGACGATCTTCCCAAGGCTTTCGAGGTTTACCGCAAACGATTTGACCACATTGGCAATGATTATTACTTAGGACATATCTACCGTGCAACGCACTGGTGGTTGGACCCTACACATGTTACGGTACTCGGGGATCTCGTAGGGAGTCaatggatagatgatgaagaatttgaggaGCGTGGGCGAAGGTATTGGACTCGGGTATTTAAACATGGAGAACGAATTCCGGATGAGATTATGTCGCCGCCTGCTTTCGACTTTCAGAATGCTATAATGCTTGGAGATGATGCTGCGGcatggaagaagaggattaTAAACGTGGCAGGTAATCATGATGTTGGGTATGCTGGAGATATTTCAAAGGATCGAGTTGCTCGATTTGAGCGCGTCTTTGGGAAAGCGAACTACGAACTTCGGTTTCAGCTACCTTCCAACCATAATTCTTCTTCAGTTTCTATGTCAGATATCGAGACAGATGGGAGGGACATTCCTGAAATTAGGATTATGATCCTCAATGACATGAATCTCGATACCCCCGTATCGGATAAAGACCTCCAAGACGAGTCATATCAATTTCTTAATGACTTGATAAGTACTTCTCACGCCGTTGAGCGATCCGCACTCTTTACATTAGTCCTCACTCACATCCCATTGTACAAAGACGGAGGGATCTGTGTAGACGGACCCTTCTTTGACTTCTTCGATGGAGAATTCGAGAATGGAGTCAAGGAACAAAACCACCTCTCCCGCGATGCCTCCAAAGGTATGCTAGAAGGTGTTTTTGGCATGAGCGGTAATGCGCATGTAGACGGACAAGGCATGGGAAGACATGGTATTATTCTCACTGGTCACGATCATGAAGGTTGTGATATCTATCACTACATCAACCAAAGCTTACCCGAAGAGGACAGAGAGTGGAAGTGCGATAGATACCCAGAAGCCAAACATCTAGTAAATCAATCAGGTATACCCGGACTGCGTGAAGTTACTGTACGGAGCATGATGGGGGATTTCGCTGGAAATGCGGGGTTACTGAGTTTATGGTTCGACAAAGAAAGTTGGGAGTGGCAATTCGAATTTGCAAATTGTGGATTGGGTACTCAGCATATTTGGTGGTTTGTGCATATTTTGGATTTCATCACGGTGATTGTAAGCATAGTTTATGGAGTTTGGCTCGCGGTCTTTAAGGCTTGCTCAATTTTGGGCCTACATAAGAATGGGACGAAAAGCAggaaaaaggagaagaaagtaaCCTTCGATATAAAGCCAGATACTGGTATTGATTCAGAGAAGTCAAGGGGCGGAGCTGACAGCGATAATAGAGAAGTTAAGGGAGAAGCCAACAGAAGTCGCAAATGA